One Eriocheir sinensis breed Jianghai 21 unplaced genomic scaffold, ASM2467909v1 Scaffold686, whole genome shotgun sequence genomic window carries:
- the LOC126993841 gene encoding inositol hexakisphosphate and diphosphoinositol-pentakisphosphate kinase-like, producing the protein MFLWNSFLKELRLQEEQLCCMTYGHFSGINRKVQLKYQPRGWKRRSSSEEGDSPREPSLVLILKWGGELTPAGRVQAEEFGRIFRCMYPGGQERSEWIDESVTGCEYAGTQGLGLLRLHSTYRHDLKIYASDEGRVQMTAAAFAKGLLALEGELTPILVQMVKSANTNGLLDNDCDSYKHQNMVKNRLHEAMQQDRVMTQEDMEKLNPCNSRSISTALEFIQNPVKMCEHVNTLIKKLNERIKIRKDDQKTKELPLYHGESWELMQRRWAKLEKDFRTKNTKFDISKIPDIYDCIKYDLQHNHHTLQFEHAEELYKCAKYLADVVIPQEYGMTPQEKMAISQGICTPLLKKIRADLQRNIGEEESGENAGESINRLNPVYSHGVSSPSRHVRTRLYFTSESHIHSLLTVLRFGGLIDNPKDEQWSRAMDYIGAVSELNYLSQIVVMLIKTPRRTPSSDNRFHVELHFSPAPTAAHKNLPPRPGFSYPKSRNEPWGSEWTVNLAGLRPHQAHRETRSKEGESKVLLSPPTKDEVESYAELPSGVLQPGGVDAVDGELVIAKSEPIPISARSHSDCGLVPLGDMLRPYPITRSLSDGRRRTSGHCRVERVCRCLAPEADNALNQDSTPRPEKAGSSSLDSLSEEESMKRHRHSIPGHLSYLSFLAGLQQKATAAVPVFSTAVISGSTSAPDLRDNFSALPFSANLEGLGGVPSIRPLETLHNALALRQLDAFLERMALAQFRTPLSSPPKMPSTPRHPRTSLPLGLQSPSSSVGWSGPPSFVSSSGPSSPNINTLEFFSHQHRCYDTNTPQPASPKFFSTAPSLTTTTTTTITTAQHEHAHYNNPYTARAPDTYAANDRGVFYAEVNAAAVRFLLQLNTSTKPHPDTGLPDFSAQHANVDELSSADGGVGAVENSGEMSDPASPSEGSESLGSHSQTEVASIIERGDTATPDTHSDVQDQEISCQETTEPENLLSVTNNRGAASSE; encoded by the exons ATGTTCCTGTGGAACAG TTTTCTAAAGGAGCTCAGGTTGCAAGAGGAACAACTTTGCTGTATGAC GTACGGCCACTTCTCAGGCATCAACAGGAAGGTGCAGCTCAAGTACCAGCCGAGGGGGTGGAAGAGGCGCTCCAGCAGTGAGGAGG GAGACTCACCTCGGGAGCCGTCGCTGGTCCTCATCCTGAAGTGGGGCGGCGAGCTTACCCCGGCTGGCAGGGTGCAGGCCGAGGAGTTTGGTCGCATTTTCCGGTGCATGTATCCGGGAGGACAAG AACGGTCAGAGTGGATTGACGAGTCAGTGACTGGAT GTGAGTATGCCGGGACACAGGGCCTGGGCCTGTTGCGGCTACACTCCACCTACCGACATGACCTCAAGATCTACGCCAGCGATGAGGGGCGGGTACAGATGACAGCGGCAGCGTTCGCCAAGGGACTCTTGGCGCTGGAGGGAGAATTGACCCCAATACTCGTCCAGATGGTCAAGAGTGCAAACACCAACGGACTTCTTGATAATGACTGTGACTCCTACAAACACCAGAACAT GGTTAAGAATCGGTTACATGAAGCCATGCAGCAGGACCGAGTCATGACCCAGGAGGACATGGAGAAACTCAACCCCTGCAACTCACGCTCAATCTCTACGGCCCTCGAGTTTATTCAGAACCCGGTGAAGATGTGTGAACACGTCAACACACTCATCAAGAAGCTGAATGAACGTATTAAAATTAGGAAGGACGACCAAAAGACAAAAG AACTGCCTCTGTATCATGGTGAGTCCTGGGAGCTGATGCAGCGGCGGTGGGCCAAGCTGGAGAAAGACTTCCGAACAAAGAACACCAAGTTTGACATATCCAAGATCCCTGACATCTACGACTGCATCAAGTACGACCTGCAGCACAACCACCACACGCTGCAGTTTGAACACGCCGAGGAGCTCTACAAGTGTGCCAAATACCTGGCAGACGTTGTCATTCCCCAG GAGTATGGAATGACCCCCCAGGAAAAGATGGCCATTAGTCAAGGCATCTGCACGCCTCTCTTGAAGAAGATTCGAGCAGACCTTCAGCGTAACAtcggggaggaggagagcggggAGAATGCCGGGGAGAGCATCAACAGATTAAACCCAGT GTATTCCCATGGAGTGAGCAGTCCCAGCCGCCACGTGAGGACCCGCCTTTACTTCACCAGTGAGAGCCACATCCACTCGCTCCTCACCGTTCTTCGCTTCGGTGGACTCAttgat AACCCCAAAGACGAGCAGTGGAGCCGTGCCATGGACTACATAGGTGCCGTGTCGGAGCTGAACTACCTGAGCCAGATCGTGGTGATGCTCATCAAGACCCCACGAAGGACCCCTTCCTCGGACAACAG GTTCCACGTGGAGCTTCACTTCAGCCCGGCGCCAACTGCTGCGCACAAGAACCTTCCGCCTCGCCCTGGTTTCAGTTACCCCAAGAGTCGCAATGAACC CTGGGGGAGCGAGTGGACAGTCAATCTCGCAGGACTCCGTCCTCATCAGGCCCACAGAGAGACAAGAAGCAAGGAGGGTGAAAGCAAGGTCTTGTTGTCCCCCCCAACAA AGGATGAGGTTGAGAGCTACGCTGAGCTGCCGAGTGGTGTCCTGCAGCCCGGAG GAGTGGATGCTGTTGACGGTGAACTTGTGATCGCCAAGTCCGAGCCAATCCCCATCAGCGCCAG GTCACACTCGGACTGTGGACTGGTGCCTCTTGGGGACATGCTGCGTCCTTACCCCATCACACG GTCACTGTCGGATGGGCGCCGTCGCACCAGCGGTCACTGTCGGGTGGAGAGAGTGTGCCGCTGCCTCGCTCCCGAGGCCGACAACGCCCTGAACCAAGACAGCACGCCACGGCCTGAGAAAG ccGGCAGCTCCAGCCTTGACTCCCTCAGTGAAGAAG AGAGCATGAAGCGCCACCGTCACAGCATTCCCGGCCACCTCTCCTACCTGTCCTTCCTGGCGGGGCTGCAGCAGAAGGCCACCGCCGCCGTGCCCGTCTTCTCCACGGCCGTCATCTCTGGCTCTACATCGGCCCCGGACCTGAGAGACAACTTTTCAGCTCTTCCATTCTCTGCAA ACCTTGAGGGCCTTGGGGGGGTGCCATCCATCCGGCCTCTTGAGACCCTCCACAACGCCTTGGCCCTCCGTCAGCTGGATGCCTTCCTGGAGCGCATGGCCTTGGCACAGTTCCGCACGCCACTCTCCTCGCCCCCCAAGATGCCCTCCACCCCAAGGCATCCccgcacctccctccctctcggccTCCAGTCTCCTTCTTCCA GTGTTGGCTGGTCTGGACCCCCATCCTTCGTGTCATCCTCCGGCCCCTCCTCCCCCAATATCAACACTCTGGAGTTCTTCTCACACCAGCACCGCTGCTACGACACCAACACACCACAACCAGCATCACCCAAGTTCTTCAGCACagctccctccctcactaccaccaccaccaccacaatcaccactgcTCAGCATGAACACGCTCACTACAACAACCCTTACACAGCCAGAGCCCCCGACACATACGCTGCCAATGATAGAGGTGTTTTTTATGCTGAGGTGAATGCTGCTGCTGTTAGGTTTCTCTTACAACTAAACACCAGCACCAAGCCTCATCCTGACACGGGCCTTCCTGACTTCTCTGCCCAGCATGCTAATGTAGATGAGCTCAGTAGTgctgatgggggggtgggggcggtAGAGAACTCCGGTGAGATGAGTGACCCCGCCTCGCCATCAGAGGGTTCGGAGAGCTTAGGGTCCCATTCCCAGACTGAGGTGGCCTCCATCATAGAGAGAGGAGACACGGCCACGCCAGACACTCACAGCGACGTTCAAGACCAAGAAATATCATGCCAAGAAACCACAGAACCTGAGAATCTCCTGTCCGTCACGAACAACAGAGGTGCCGCCTCCTCAGAGTGA